Below is a genomic region from Desulfonauticus submarinus.
TGCTTTACAAGAAATGGTGGTAAATTTGAAAAATAAAATTAAAGAAGCTCAAGAAAAGAGTCTTTTAGCAGAGGAGGCTACTAAAAAAGCTAAGAAGGCATTGGCTGAAGCAGAAGAAGCACATAAAAAGGCTGCAGAAGCTACTTTAGCAGGAAAGCTGGAAGCTGCAAAAAGAGTAGAAGAAGTAAGTAAAGTTTTAGAAAAACACAGTACGAATTTATTAGAGAAAATAAACAAAACTTCTTCTGGTGCTAGTTTTCAGAGACAAAGAATACAGGAAACAGCAACTGCTATGGGAGAGATGAATGCGACAGTATTAGAGGTAGCTAGAAATGCTTCTGAGTCAGCTAAAATTTCTGAGGAAACAAAGGAAAAGGCGAATGCTGGATATGATTTGGTTAGTAGAGCAAATGAGATTATGGGAGAAGTTAAAGAAAAATCAGATACAATGAAAAATGCTATGGATAAGTTAGGAGCTCAGGCTCAGGATATTGGAAAAATTATTACAGTGATCGAGGATATTGCAGATCAAACGAATTTATTGGCCTTAAATGCAGCTATTGAGGCAGCAAGGGCAGGAGATGCAGGAAGAGGTTTTGCTGTAGTAGCTGATGAGGTTAGAAAACTAGCAGAAAAAACAATGCAGGCAACAAAAGAAGTTGGAGAAGCTATTGAAGAAATTCAAATAGGGACAAAAAATAATATTCAACATGTAGATCAAGTAGTCCAAATAATTGCTAAAACAGAAGAATTAATTACTCACTCAGGTCAAGCGCTTGAGGAAATTGTTCAATATGCAGAAAGAGCTGCTGATAGTGTTACTGCAATTGCAACTGCTTCAGAGGAACAATCTGCAGCTAGTGAAGAAATTAACGCTCAAATTGAAGAAATTAATAAAATTGCTGAGCAAACAGAACAGATAATGCAAGAAGCAGAAAAATCTGTGACCAGATTGGCAGAGCAAGTAGAAAATCTAAAACATATTATTGAAGAATTAAAGTCTTAATTTGATTTTATTCCCTTTTTTAAAAAATGTACTTGTCAATAAAGGCGCCCTTTTGGGCGCCTTTGATATTTGTTTGGTAAATAAGAGTATTAGGTTAATGTTTATTCTTTTATTTTTAAAATGAAATAGAGAGCAAAATTGGGGAATTAGTTTATATCTTTTATGTAACATATTGATTTTATTTAAAATTATATTTTTTTAAAAAATTTTTAGCACTCACTCTTGACGAGTGCTAATAGCGTGCTTATATGAGCCACCGTCTCAAGTATTAGTGTAAAAAATACAGTTTTGACAAGAAAAACCTTGAAGGAGGGATTGGTATGAATCTGAAACCTTTACATGACAGAGTATTGGTAAAGCGTTTAGAAGAGGAAGAAGTTACAAAAGGTGGAATTATTATTCCTGACACTGCTAAGGAAAAGCCTATTAAAGGCGAGGTAGTAGCTGTAGGGCCTGGAAAGGTCTCTGATGATGGCAAAACAATTCCTATGACTGTAAAAGTAGGAGACAAGATTCTCTTTAACAAATATGCTGGCACAGAAGTAAAGATTGAAGGTGTTGAGCACTTGGTTATGAGAGAAGATGATATTTTAGCTATTATTGAGTAATTAAAATTTTAAGTTAAGGAGGAAGGAAATGGGTGCTAAAGTTATAAAATTTGATGTAGACGCTAGAGCCAAATTAAAAAGCGGTGTAGATATTTTGGCTGAGGCTGTAAAAGTAACCCTTGGTCCTAAGGGGAGAAATGTAGTAATTGAGAAATCTTTTGGTTCTCCAACCATTACTAAAGATGGTGTTACAGTAGCTAAAGAGATTGAGTTAGAAGATAAGTTTGAGAACATGGGCGCACAGATGGTAAAAGAGGTTGCCAGCAAGACCAGTGATATTGCTGGTGATGGTACAACTACTGCTACTGTTTTAGCCCAAGCCATTTTTACAGAAGGTTTAAAGTTAGTAGCTGCTGGTCGTAATCCTATGGCTATTAAGCGAGGTATTGATAAAGCTGTAGAAGCTTTGGTTAAAGAATTAGAAAGGGTTGCTAAACCCACTAGAGATCAAAAAGAAATTGCTCAAGTTGGTACAATTTCTGCTAACAACGATCCTACCATTGGAAATATTATTGCTGAAGCAATGAGCAAGGTAGGAAAAGAAGGTGTAATTACTGTAGAGGAAGCTAAAGGTTTAGAGACTACTTTAGATGTAGTAGAAGGTATGCAGTTTGATCGTGGATATCTTTCTCCTTATTTTGTCACTGATCCTGAGAAAATGGTTTGTGAATTAGAAGATGCTCTTATTTTGATTCACGATAAAAAGATTTCTTCTATGAAAGACTTGTTGCCTGTGTTAGAACAGGTAGCTAAAATGAGCAAGCCTTTACTCATCATTGCTGAGGATGTAGAAGGTGAAGCTTTGGCTACTTTGGTAGTGAATAAACTTAGAGGTACTTTACAAGTTGCAGCTGTAAAGGCTCCTGGCTTTGGTGAGCGTCGAAAAGCTATGTTACAAGATATTGCCATCTTAACTGGTGGTCAGGTTATTTCTGAAGAGTTGGGTGTAAAATTAGAAAGTGCTACTATTAATGATTTAGGTAAGGCAAAAAGAGTAATTATAGATAAAGAAAATACTACAATTGTAGATGGTGCTGGAAAGCCAGAAGATATTAAGGCACGTATTAAACAAATTCGTGCAGAAATTGAAGAAAGCACCTCTGACTATGATAGAGAAAAATTACAAGAACGTTTAGCTAAGATTGTTGGTGGGGTAGCTGTCATCCATGTTGGAGCTGCTACTGAAACTGAGATGAAAGAGAAAAAGGCAAGAGTGGAAGATGCTTTAAATGCTACTAGAGCCGCAGTAGAAGAAGGCATTGTTCCTGGTGGTGGAGTAGCTTTAATTCGCTGCTTGTCTGTTTTAGATGATATTAAACCTGCAGATGATGATGAGGCTGCAGGTATAGAAGTTGTTCGAAAAGCTGCTCAAGCTCCTCTTATTCAGATCTGTAAAAATGCTGGTTTTGAAGGAGCTGTAGTAATTGAGAAGGTAAAATCTATGAAAGATGGTGAAGGTTTTAACGCTGCCACTGGAGAGTATGAAGACCTTTATAAATCTGGTGTAATTGATCCTAAAAAGGTAACTAGAATTGCCTTGCAAAATGCTGCTTCTGTAGCTTCTTTGCTTCTTACTACAGAGGCTGCAATTGCAGAAAAACCAGAAGAAAAGAAAGACACTCCTCCTATGCCTGGTGGTGGAATGGGTGGAATGTATTAATATTAATCTTCCAGTTAAGTTATGCTTTAAAAAGGCCACCTATGGGTGGCCTTTTTTATTGCTTCTTGCGTTTCTATGGCTTAACATTGATTATAATTAATATAGATAAAAAGGTTGATTTTGATGAGTATTGTGCATGGTGGAAATGTTTGGCGTATTGCTAGAGAATTAAAGTGCAAACCAGAAGAAATTTTTGATTTTTCAGCAAGTTTAAACCCCATTGGTCCGCCTAATTGGATAGAAGAAATTGGGAAGACTTTTTTATCTAAAGCTACTCATTATCCTGATATAGAATATTGGGAGCTTAGAGAGAAAGCGGCTTTTTATTATGGTGTAAAAATTAGCCAAATTTGGCCTCTTAACGGTTCTTCAGCTCTTTTTCCGTTGTTACCTTTTTTAAAAAAAGTAAAACAAATAATAACGTTCCCTCCTTGTTTTGGAGAATATATTAGTATATTTTGTGAAAAAAAGCGCAAAATAAAGGTACATTTAGAGTCTGAAAATAATTTTTTATATCCATTTGATGACTTGGAGAAATGTTTGGAGTATCCATCTTTGGTTATTTTGGCCCATCCTAATAACCCAACAAATTCTTTGCTCGATTTTGGAGTAATTAAAAATTTAGCTAATAAATATCCTGAGAGTATTTTTGTTTTAGATTTAGCTTTTTGGGATTTTTTAGATCCACAATTTCAATTTAAACTCAATATTTTGCCTAATATCGTTTATGTTTTTTCCTTGACTAAAATATTGGGATTGCCAGGAGTTAGAATAGGCTTTGTTGTAAGTTCTTCTCAAATTATTGAATCAGCCCAAAAGATGTTACCGCCTTGGTCTGTAGGTACTTGTGGTGTGGAGATTTCCAAAGCATATTTTTCTGATGATTTTTTTGTTGATCATACCAGACAAAGGGTTAAGCAATTGCGCCAAGAATTGATTTCTTTTTTTCAAGAAATGGGGGCAAAAGTTTATCCCAGTTGTTCTAATTTTATTTTAATCCAACATGATAAAGCTAAACAATTAGCTAAATTTTGCTTTGAGCATAGAGTTATTCTCAGGGAGTGTGATTCTTTTGAGGGCTTAGGAGATAATTTTTTACGTATTGCTGTAAGACCTTTTTATGAGCAGGAGCATTTGTTTCAGGTTGTAAGAGAGTTTTTTGGTCAAAAACAAGTTGTTAGGGGTAGAAGAAAGAATAAAAAAAATAAGAGTCCTAAGGTTTTAATGGTACAGGGAACGGCTTCGAATGTAGGTAAATCTTTTTTAGTAGCTGCTTTGGGTCGTATTTTGGCTAGAAAAGGTGTTAAGGTGGCTCCATTTAAAGCTCAAAACATGGCTTTAAACTCTTTTGTGACTAAAGATGGTTTAGAAATAGGACGAGCACAGGCTTTGCAGGCGCAAGCGTGTTTTTTAGAACCAGATATTAGAATGAATCCTATTCTTTTAAAGCCAAGTTCAGAGATAGGGGCGCAGGTGATAGTAAGAGGACAGCCTGTTTCCAATATGAGTGTGGAAGAATATATTGCCTATAAGCCCAAAGCATTTGAGGTTGTAAAAGAATGTTTTAGAGAGTTGAGTTTAGAGTATGATGTTATTTTAGTAGAGGGGGCTGGTAGTCCTGTGGAAATAAATTTGAAAACCCATGATATTGTAAATATGAATTTTGCTCTGTGGGCAAAAGCTAAGGTTTTGTTGGTTGGGGACATAAATTTAGGAGGTATATTTGCTTCTTTTTGGGGAACTTTTTCTCTTTTAACTAAGGAAGAACAAAATCTTATCTTAGGTTTTATTATAAATAAGTTTCGGGGGAGAAAAAGACTTTTAAATTCTGGCCTAGATTTTATTTATCAACTTACTGGCAAACCCGTATTGGGTATAATTCCTTATGTTTCTTTTAATCTTCCAGAAGAGGATTCTGTTAGTTTTAAACAAAAAACAAAGTTTTTTTCTCAGGCTAAGGATAGGGTAAAGATAGGTATTATAGATCTTCCTCATATTTCTAATTTTACTGATTTTGATGCCTTAAAAATGGAAATAGATGTAGATTGTTGTATCATTAGAAGCAAAGAAGATCTTTTAGATAATTTTGATGTGGTTATTATTCCAGGAACTAAAAATGTATTTTTTGATTTAAAATTTTTGCATTCTTCGGGAATAGCTACTTGGCTTTTGGAGAATAAAGATAAGTTAGAGATAGTAGGCATTTGTGGTGGATATCAGATGTTAGGAAGTGTAATTCAAGACGATAGTGGCTGGGAAGGTAAAGGAGAAATTAGCGGGTTAGGATTATTACCTGTTAAAACAGAGTTTAAATCCAAAAAATCTTTATTTCAAACTAAGGGGAAAATTTTTTTTCAAGAAAAAACATTTGATGTTAGCGGCTACGAGATTCATCATGGTGAAACCAAACCTTTAAGTGACCTTCTGGTTTTTGGGTATAATGAAAAGAAAAAATCTTTGGGTTATAAAACAAAAAATGAAAAGATTTGGGGAACATATTTACATGGAATTTTTGATAATGATGATTTTAGACATGCATGGTTAAACAATTTGAGGTCTCGAAAAGGTTTATCTATTTTAGAGCAAAGGCCCACTTATACTATTTCGCAAGAAATAGATAAACTAGCTGATTTGGTTGAAGAAAATATAGAACTTGATTTATTAGATAAAATAATAGGCTAGTTATTTTTTTTTGGCCAAAGGATGGGCTGTGTCATAGATTTTCATAATATTATCTAAATTAAGGTGAGTATAACGCTGAGTTGTTGAGATTCTAGAATGTCCTAATAACTCTTGGACTGTTCTAAGATCAGCTCCTGCTTGCAGCAAATGGGTGGCAAATGAGTGTCGTAAAGTATGAGGGCTAATATTTAAATCTAGTTTTGCCTGTTGGGCAAGTTTAAGTAAAATTCGATTTGCTTCTCGTCGATTAAGTCTTTTCCCTCGCATGCCTAAGAAAAAAGCCTCTTCAGTGGGTTTTGGATTAAATGCTTGTCTTTGGTCAAGATAGTTTAAAAGCCGTTTATTGGCTTTGGAACTAATGGGTACCATTCGTTGTTTTTGACCTTTGCCTAAAACTATG
It encodes:
- a CDS encoding cobyric acid synthase is translated as MSIVHGGNVWRIARELKCKPEEIFDFSASLNPIGPPNWIEEIGKTFLSKATHYPDIEYWELREKAAFYYGVKISQIWPLNGSSALFPLLPFLKKVKQIITFPPCFGEYISIFCEKKRKIKVHLESENNFLYPFDDLEKCLEYPSLVILAHPNNPTNSLLDFGVIKNLANKYPESIFVLDLAFWDFLDPQFQFKLNILPNIVYVFSLTKILGLPGVRIGFVVSSSQIIESAQKMLPPWSVGTCGVEISKAYFSDDFFVDHTRQRVKQLRQELISFFQEMGAKVYPSCSNFILIQHDKAKQLAKFCFEHRVILRECDSFEGLGDNFLRIAVRPFYEQEHLFQVVREFFGQKQVVRGRRKNKKNKSPKVLMVQGTASNVGKSFLVAALGRILARKGVKVAPFKAQNMALNSFVTKDGLEIGRAQALQAQACFLEPDIRMNPILLKPSSEIGAQVIVRGQPVSNMSVEEYIAYKPKAFEVVKECFRELSLEYDVILVEGAGSPVEINLKTHDIVNMNFALWAKAKVLLVGDINLGGIFASFWGTFSLLTKEEQNLILGFIINKFRGRKRLLNSGLDFIYQLTGKPVLGIIPYVSFNLPEEDSVSFKQKTKFFSQAKDRVKIGIIDLPHISNFTDFDALKMEIDVDCCIIRSKEDLLDNFDVVIIPGTKNVFFDLKFLHSSGIATWLLENKDKLEIVGICGGYQMLGSVIQDDSGWEGKGEISGLGLLPVKTEFKSKKSLFQTKGKIFFQEKTFDVSGYEIHHGETKPLSDLLVFGYNEKKKSLGYKTKNEKIWGTYLHGIFDNDDFRHAWLNNLRSRKGLSILEQRPTYTISQEIDKLADLVEENIELDLLDKIIG
- the groL gene encoding chaperonin GroEL (60 kDa chaperone family; promotes refolding of misfolded polypeptides especially under stressful conditions; forms two stacked rings of heptamers to form a barrel-shaped 14mer; ends can be capped by GroES; misfolded proteins enter the barrel where they are refolded when GroES binds); translation: MGAKVIKFDVDARAKLKSGVDILAEAVKVTLGPKGRNVVIEKSFGSPTITKDGVTVAKEIELEDKFENMGAQMVKEVASKTSDIAGDGTTTATVLAQAIFTEGLKLVAAGRNPMAIKRGIDKAVEALVKELERVAKPTRDQKEIAQVGTISANNDPTIGNIIAEAMSKVGKEGVITVEEAKGLETTLDVVEGMQFDRGYLSPYFVTDPEKMVCELEDALILIHDKKISSMKDLLPVLEQVAKMSKPLLIIAEDVEGEALATLVVNKLRGTLQVAAVKAPGFGERRKAMLQDIAILTGGQVISEELGVKLESATINDLGKAKRVIIDKENTTIVDGAGKPEDIKARIKQIRAEIEESTSDYDREKLQERLAKIVGGVAVIHVGAATETEMKEKKARVEDALNATRAAVEEGIVPGGGVALIRCLSVLDDIKPADDDEAAGIEVVRKAAQAPLIQICKNAGFEGAVVIEKVKSMKDGEGFNAATGEYEDLYKSGVIDPKKVTRIALQNAASVASLLLTTEAAIAEKPEEKKDTPPMPGGGMGGMY
- the groES gene encoding co-chaperone GroES, whose amino-acid sequence is MNLKPLHDRVLVKRLEEEEVTKGGIIIPDTAKEKPIKGEVVAVGPGKVSDDGKTIPMTVKVGDKILFNKYAGTEVKIEGVEHLVMREDDILAIIE